From Halococcus agarilyticus, one genomic window encodes:
- a CDS encoding phosphoribosyltransferase — translation MSELPDDFTCTVTNWEYIYGRCRAVADQVKRSGFEPEVVVALARGGWFAGRCLCDFLGLDDLTSLKMEHYVGTAAKSGEPEIRYPMPEGSVEGKDVLIIDDIADTGGSIEHAHEYVHDRDPGDVRTATLQLLGTSEFEPDYVGERLDEWAWIVYPWNFIEDMIDLVSGVMGRTDRETVSTEAIRDLLADHHGLDRIGMEVAQPNRLDEVLAEMHRRGVIEPTDTDEWRLAG, via the coding sequence ATGTCCGAACTGCCGGACGATTTCACCTGCACCGTCACCAACTGGGAGTACATCTACGGTCGGTGTCGAGCGGTCGCCGACCAGGTCAAGCGCTCGGGGTTCGAACCGGAGGTGGTCGTCGCGCTCGCCCGCGGCGGCTGGTTCGCGGGCCGGTGTCTGTGTGATTTCCTCGGGCTCGACGACCTCACCAGTCTGAAGATGGAACACTACGTCGGCACCGCCGCGAAGAGCGGCGAGCCCGAGATCAGATACCCGATGCCCGAGGGGTCGGTCGAGGGCAAGGACGTGCTCATCATCGACGACATCGCCGATACTGGAGGAAGTATCGAACACGCCCACGAGTACGTCCACGACCGTGATCCCGGAGATGTGCGCACCGCGACCCTCCAACTCCTCGGCACCAGCGAGTTCGAACCCGACTACGTCGGCGAGCGCTTAGACGAGTGGGCGTGGATCGTCTACCCCTGGAACTTCATCGAGGACATGATCGACCTCGTGAGCGGCGTGATGGGGCGCACCGACCGCGAGACGGTCTCGACCGAGGCGATCCGCGACCTCCTCGCCGACCACCACGGGCTCGACCGGATCGGGATGGAGGTCGCCCAGCCGAATCGGTTGGACGAGGTGCTGGCGGAGATGCACCGCCGTGGCGTGATCGAACCCACCGACACCGACGAGTGGCGACTCGCCGGCTGA